A window of Cryptomeria japonica chromosome 3, Sugi_1.0, whole genome shotgun sequence contains these coding sequences:
- the LOC131066808 gene encoding protein CURLY FLAG LEAF 1 → MFCIIEKLHDFLIYVLSDILLSTKVFHSGLWNMDVEREKKLNGWNEALQPVPRTLSYVGNSTTLQLLERSTENSPYSSSSCGSELIELDLLELGQGQCHPFGWEKCLDLKTGAVYYLNSEGTEERSEFIFNGGGGKLDLELNLSTSKVVKTIKKNKDSVRTNDSIAEEAESVMRLVGCQRCLMYFMVCGQDAKCPKCNGCFLLDFLQRDSISE, encoded by the exons atgttttgtataATTGAAAAGTTACATGACTTTCTTATATATGTACTTTCTGACATTCTTCTGAGCACCAAAGTTTTTCATTCGGGCTTGTGGAATATGgatgttgagagagagaagaagtTAAATGGATGGAATGAAGCTTTACAGCCTGTGCCTAGAACTCTTAGTTATGTGGGCAATTCAACAACTCTTCAACTGCTGGAAAGGAGCACAGAAAATTCACCATATTCTTCATCTTCTTGTGGGTCTGAATTGATTGAGCTTGATCTCCTGGAATTGGGTCAAGGGCAGTGCCATCCCTTTGGGTGGGAGAAGTGCTTAGACTTGAAG ACTGGAGCAGTGTATTACTTGAATTCAGAAGGAACTGAAGAAAGATCAGAATTCATATTTAATGGAGGAGGAGGAAAACTTGACCTTGAACTGAATTTGTCTACctcaaaagttgtcaagaccatAAAGAAAAATAAAGACTCTGTCAGAACTAATGATAGTATTGCAGAAGAGGCTGAGTCTGTAATGAGGCTTGTTGGGTGTCAGAGATGTTTAATGTATTTCATGGTATGTGGGCAGGATGCCAAGTGTCCAAAGTGTAATGGATGTTTCCTCCTAGATTTTCTTCAGAGAGATTCAATTTCTGAATGA